A window of the Candidatus Nitrosotalea okcheonensis genome harbors these coding sequences:
- a CDS encoding transcription elongation factor NusA, with protein sequence MIYLLVFASKKSISLRTPICNFDAMNGILCPQCESKLDQGILTKADVDASIKLVKLSQKIHPIDKFTLISCRESHGNYVLYLGSPDIMTIRQSRELYGILQGEFNGKIWLVHKDSDDKKLIEDMFFPIKILGINQVWAPGGLQKTKVIVSGKKTSRFPMDVDKVIAIVHDLRKIELVVEFERK encoded by the coding sequence ATGATTTATCTTCTAGTTTTTGCAAGCAAAAAATCGATTTCCTTGAGAACCCCAATTTGTAACTTTGATGCTATGAATGGCATACTGTGCCCTCAATGTGAATCAAAACTAGATCAAGGTATATTGACCAAGGCAGATGTGGACGCATCAATAAAACTGGTGAAACTCTCCCAAAAAATACATCCAATAGACAAGTTTACACTAATCTCGTGCAGGGAATCTCATGGGAATTATGTTCTGTATCTTGGCAGCCCTGATATAATGACAATTAGGCAGAGTCGGGAGCTTTATGGGATACTTCAAGGGGAATTTAATGGAAAGATTTGGCTTGTGCATAAAGACTCGGACGACAAAAAACTCATTGAAGACATGTTTTTCCCAATCAAAATACTTGGTATAAATCAGGTCTGGGCCCCGGGAGGCTTGCAAAAGACAAAGGTCATTGTATCCGGGAAAAAGACATCACGTTTTCCAATGGATGTTGACAAGGTAATTGCAATAGTACACGATCTTCGAAAGATAGAACTAGTAGTGGAATTTGAAAGAAAGTAA
- the ilvN gene encoding acetolactate synthase small subunit gives MWSIISVLVENKPGVLFKITNLFRSRNYNIDSISVGITENPEVSRMTITTEADEKQLSQIVKQLDKLIDTLEVKVLEEKKSIYRELVMMKLKVSKPTDIKEITDLANAFKCDVHDVRKSSIIIEITATPDRINALEDLVKGYGILEMARTGICALARGHANED, from the coding sequence ATGTGGTCAATAATTTCAGTTCTAGTTGAAAACAAACCGGGAGTATTGTTCAAGATTACAAACTTGTTTAGATCAAGGAACTATAACATAGACAGCATATCAGTAGGCATAACTGAGAATCCTGAAGTGTCAAGAATGACAATCACTACAGAAGCAGATGAAAAACAACTCAGTCAAATAGTAAAGCAGTTAGACAAATTAATTGATACATTAGAAGTAAAAGTATTAGAGGAGAAAAAAAGCATATACCGAGAGCTTGTCATGATGAAACTAAAAGTGTCAAAGCCAACAGACATCAAAGAGATAACAGACCTTGCAAATGCTTTCAAGTGTGATGTACATGATGTAAGAAAGTCTTCAATCATAATAGAGATTACTGCTACCCCCGATAGAATTAATGCTTTAGAAGATCTTGTAAAAGGATATGGGATTTTAGAAATGGCACGAACTGGAATATGCGCACTGGCAAGAGGACATGCAAATGAAGATTAG
- the aspS gene encoding aspartate--tRNA(Asn) ligase, with translation MDIKKTHDIGTLSPSMKGQKVVVGGWVEDLRELGKLTFLTLRDVTGVSQIVVAGTENLQQVKDLTRQSVVQITGAVQESKARDFAYEIKAEKVEILSRAIHPLPIDPLGRLESGIDNRLNARALDLRNQKTASIFKIRHNTLLCIRKVLTDRGFLEVNTPKIIGSASEGGANLFSLKYFDKQAYLAQSPQLYKEQLTLGLERIFEISSFYRAEKSHTVRHLTEFTSVDIESAFMDYTDVMEILEQLIVSVFEHVEKTCIQEQKNLGIEIRKPKTPFDRVTYRQAIEELGKQGLALSFGDDLLDSHLRKLGEIHPGFYFLTEWPLKLKPFYIHEKEDDIEVSKSFDLQYGYLELSSGGRRLHDPVKIKARLLEQGLDPVQFEDHLRAFDWGMPPHSGWGLGLDRLMTVLTQIDNVREVVLYPRDPERLFP, from the coding sequence ATGGACATAAAAAAAACTCATGATATTGGTACACTCAGTCCTTCGATGAAGGGACAAAAAGTTGTGGTTGGAGGATGGGTGGAAGACTTGAGAGAATTGGGTAAACTGACCTTTCTTACTTTGAGGGATGTAACCGGGGTATCGCAGATTGTAGTTGCAGGCACAGAAAATTTGCAGCAGGTAAAAGACCTGACAAGACAAAGCGTAGTACAGATAACTGGAGCGGTACAAGAATCTAAAGCGCGAGATTTTGCATATGAAATAAAAGCTGAAAAAGTTGAGATTTTATCAAGGGCAATCCATCCATTACCAATAGACCCATTGGGTAGGCTGGAAAGTGGAATAGATAACAGACTCAATGCAAGAGCACTTGATCTTCGCAATCAAAAGACCGCATCAATATTTAAGATACGGCACAATACTCTTCTTTGCATCCGTAAAGTGTTAACTGATCGAGGATTTCTTGAGGTGAATACTCCGAAAATTATTGGCAGTGCAAGCGAAGGTGGAGCGAATTTATTTTCTCTAAAGTATTTTGACAAACAGGCATATCTTGCACAGAGTCCACAACTATACAAGGAGCAACTGACACTAGGTCTTGAAAGAATATTTGAAATTTCGTCATTTTACAGGGCAGAAAAATCTCATACTGTAAGACACTTGACTGAATTCACAAGCGTAGACATTGAATCTGCATTTATGGATTATACTGATGTCATGGAGATTTTAGAGCAGTTGATAGTCTCTGTCTTTGAACACGTGGAAAAGACATGCATTCAAGAGCAAAAGAATTTGGGTATAGAAATTCGAAAACCAAAAACACCATTTGACAGGGTGACATACAGGCAAGCCATTGAAGAGCTTGGGAAACAGGGACTGGCTCTTTCATTTGGGGATGATTTGCTTGATTCGCATCTGAGAAAACTCGGTGAGATTCATCCTGGATTTTACTTTTTGACTGAATGGCCACTCAAACTAAAGCCATTTTACATACATGAAAAAGAAGACGACATTGAGGTTTCAAAATCATTTGATCTACAATACGGTTATCTTGAATTGTCATCTGGTGGTAGGAGGCTTCATGATCCTGTCAAGATAAAAGCACGATTGCTGGAGCAAGGACTGGATCCAGTACAATTTGAGGACCATTTGCGCGCATTTGACTGGGGAATGCCGCCTCATTCAGGATGGGGACTGGGACTGGATAGGCTGATGACAGTATTGACACAAATTGACAATGTGAGGGAAGTAGTCTTGTATCCTCGTGACCCAGAACGGTTATTTCCATAA
- a CDS encoding ABC transporter ATP-binding protein, with the protein MVTLSVNDLMVQYQNQEKKIHAVDHVSFSCKENESIGIVGESGCGKSTLGLAIMKILQENASVSGEILLDGKSILSMPDAEFTKNIRWKYVSMVFQGAMNSLDPVFTIRKQFEEILKKHNFEGNYKQIIESGISSVGLTHSVLDKYPHEISGGMKQRVIIAMALVLKPKMVIADEPTTALDVLVQAQIMILLKKLKKEGLSVMLISHDLGIISEIAEKVGIMYAGQIVEFGNMQDIYRNPKHPYTIALLESIPKLDKTEKIIPLRGNPPSLVNPPEGCRFYDRCSQAMEKCKKDPPKIKTVSGFVMCWLHE; encoded by the coding sequence ATGGTTACCCTGTCGGTAAATGATCTCATGGTACAGTACCAAAACCAAGAAAAGAAAATACATGCAGTAGATCACGTATCGTTTTCATGCAAGGAAAATGAATCTATAGGCATAGTGGGCGAGAGTGGATGTGGCAAGAGTACACTTGGTCTTGCAATCATGAAAATTCTTCAGGAAAATGCCAGTGTATCAGGTGAGATTCTTTTGGATGGCAAATCCATACTGTCAATGCCAGATGCTGAATTTACAAAAAATATCAGGTGGAAGTATGTATCAATGGTTTTCCAAGGTGCGATGAATTCCCTAGATCCTGTATTTACCATCAGGAAGCAATTCGAAGAAATTCTAAAAAAACATAACTTTGAAGGAAATTACAAACAGATAATTGAATCTGGAATATCGTCGGTTGGACTGACACATTCGGTTTTAGACAAATATCCGCATGAGATTAGCGGAGGAATGAAACAAAGAGTAATCATTGCCATGGCACTTGTTTTAAAACCAAAAATGGTGATTGCAGACGAACCTACCACTGCACTGGATGTCTTGGTTCAGGCACAGATAATGATTCTATTAAAAAAGCTCAAAAAAGAGGGGTTGTCGGTCATGTTGATCTCTCATGATTTGGGCATAATTTCAGAAATCGCAGAAAAAGTCGGGATCATGTATGCTGGACAGATTGTAGAATTTGGTAACATGCAGGATATTTACAGAAACCCAAAACATCCCTACACAATTGCATTACTAGAGTCCATACCAAAACTAGACAAGACCGAAAAAATCATACCCTTGAGAGGTAATCCTCCAAGTCTTGTAAATCCTCCAGAAGGATGCAGGTTTTATGACAGATGTTCCCAGGCAATGGAAAAATGTAAAAAAGATCCGCCTAAAATCAAAACAGTGTCAGGCTTTGTAATGTGCTGGTTACACGAATAA
- a CDS encoding 2-isopropylmalate synthase: MKIRIFDTTLRDGEQTPGVALTPDQKLAIAQKLDELGVDAIEAGFPIISDGERLAIKSITSTGLKAEICGLARTERKDIDAAVAVGLDYIHTFIATSDIHLQYKLKLTREQALAKAVDAVQYAKSLGLKVEFSAEDATRTEREFLKKVFKAVTDAGADRLDIPDTVGYSTPQYIAAITKDTIDATHLPVSVHCHNDFGLAVANAISAIQAGAQCAHVTVNGIGERAGNASLEELVMGLQCLQFDKKYETNINTKLLYETSRYISKTVGIQVQPNKAIVGENAFGHESGIHTHGVLSNPLTYEPISPELVGRTRWFQVGKHAGAHGIAAMLEEYGIQPSKEQTHEILERVKKLGDLGKHVTDVELLGITGEVMQQPGLKRLVHLIGFSVSTGIGNMPYAFVKLNIEGKDFISTDYGVGPVDASINAIQKITGEISKVRIKDYKLDSISGGSEALCEVTIKVEDPYGNQASAKSVGEDIVITSVQAMIDGINRIMLKKILKQKNLGQ; encoded by the coding sequence ATGAAGATTAGAATTTTTGACACTACATTAAGAGATGGAGAACAGACTCCGGGCGTGGCCTTGACTCCTGATCAAAAACTTGCAATAGCGCAAAAGCTAGATGAACTAGGTGTTGATGCAATCGAGGCAGGATTTCCAATCATATCAGATGGTGAAAGGTTAGCAATCAAATCAATTACGAGTACGGGACTAAAGGCAGAGATTTGTGGGCTGGCAAGAACAGAAAGAAAGGATATCGATGCAGCTGTTGCAGTAGGTTTGGATTATATCCACACATTCATCGCAACATCAGACATACATCTCCAGTACAAACTAAAACTAACAAGAGAACAGGCGCTAGCAAAAGCAGTCGATGCCGTACAATATGCCAAGTCACTTGGCTTGAAGGTTGAATTTTCAGCAGAGGATGCTACGCGAACAGAAAGGGAATTTCTAAAAAAAGTATTCAAGGCAGTGACAGATGCAGGTGCTGACAGGCTAGACATTCCAGATACCGTAGGATATTCCACCCCACAATATATTGCGGCCATTACAAAGGATACTATTGATGCCACACATTTACCCGTAAGTGTTCATTGTCACAATGATTTTGGACTAGCGGTAGCAAACGCAATATCTGCAATACAAGCAGGCGCACAATGCGCACATGTTACAGTAAATGGAATTGGGGAGCGAGCTGGAAATGCATCGTTGGAAGAACTCGTCATGGGGTTGCAATGCTTACAGTTTGATAAAAAATATGAAACAAACATCAACACCAAACTTCTCTATGAGACATCACGATATATTTCAAAAACAGTTGGAATACAGGTCCAGCCAAACAAGGCAATTGTGGGAGAAAATGCATTTGGTCACGAATCTGGAATTCACACCCATGGCGTCCTAAGCAACCCATTGACATACGAGCCAATCAGTCCGGAACTAGTCGGCAGAACCAGATGGTTCCAAGTAGGAAAACATGCAGGAGCGCATGGAATTGCGGCAATGCTTGAGGAATATGGCATCCAGCCCTCAAAGGAGCAGACCCATGAAATATTGGAAAGAGTCAAGAAACTAGGAGATCTGGGAAAACATGTAACGGATGTCGAGCTTCTTGGAATTACAGGCGAAGTCATGCAACAACCAGGGTTGAAGAGACTTGTTCACTTGATTGGCTTTTCAGTATCAACAGGGATTGGAAACATGCCGTATGCCTTTGTCAAACTAAACATAGAAGGTAAGGACTTTATCAGTACGGATTATGGTGTAGGTCCAGTGGATGCATCAATTAATGCAATACAAAAAATTACGGGGGAAATATCCAAAGTGAGAATAAAGGATTACAAGCTGGATTCAATCTCAGGAGGTTCAGAGGCCTTGTGTGAAGTTACAATCAAGGTAGAAGATCCATATGGCAACCAAGCTTCAGCAAAATCAGTGGGAGAAGACATTGTTATCACAAGTGTACAGGCCATGATAGACGGAATAAACAGAATCATGCTCAAAAAAATACTCAAGCAAAAAAATCTGGGACAGTAA
- a CDS encoding isocitrate/isopropylmalate dehydrogenase family protein, giving the protein MYKIALITGDGIGPELSESVIDVLDVINDNLGVKVEVTKLQAGDAALKKTGKALPDETVEQIKKSDACLKAPVGESAADVIVVLRRLLDLYANIRPAKSYPNMPALKENIDMVIVRENTEDLYTGMEFEVGETIIALRSISKNASERIARHAFATSEQRDGKRKVTCVHKSNVMRKTDGLFAKTCEQVAKRYPKITFEHMYVDACAMNLIRQPESFDVIVTTNLFGDILSDEASQVVGGLGMAPAANIGDRFALFEPVHGAAFDIAGKQVANPSSFILSAKMMFEWLGIKNSDKSCQDVAKKIEDAVYGIVKDGIKTRDIGGNKSTKEFTQNVISRII; this is encoded by the coding sequence ATGTACAAAATAGCACTCATTACGGGTGATGGAATAGGCCCGGAATTATCAGAATCAGTAATAGATGTACTAGACGTTATAAATGACAATCTTGGAGTCAAAGTCGAGGTTACAAAACTACAAGCAGGCGATGCAGCACTCAAAAAAACAGGAAAGGCATTACCAGACGAAACAGTAGAGCAGATAAAAAAATCAGATGCATGTCTCAAGGCCCCAGTTGGAGAGAGTGCAGCAGATGTCATTGTAGTATTGCGGAGATTGTTAGACCTTTATGCAAACATCAGGCCTGCCAAGTCTTATCCAAACATGCCAGCATTGAAGGAAAATATTGACATGGTAATAGTAAGAGAAAACACAGAGGATCTATACACTGGCATGGAGTTTGAAGTGGGCGAGACCATCATTGCATTACGCTCAATATCAAAGAATGCATCTGAGAGAATTGCAAGACATGCATTTGCTACATCTGAGCAGCGAGATGGAAAAAGAAAAGTCACTTGTGTACACAAGTCAAATGTAATGCGAAAAACAGATGGATTATTTGCAAAGACATGTGAGCAGGTAGCAAAGAGATATCCAAAAATTACATTTGAGCACATGTATGTAGATGCCTGTGCCATGAATCTAATAAGACAGCCAGAGTCCTTTGATGTTATTGTAACCACAAATTTGTTTGGTGACATATTATCAGATGAAGCATCGCAAGTTGTGGGCGGACTTGGAATGGCCCCAGCTGCAAATATTGGAGATAGATTTGCATTGTTTGAGCCTGTACATGGGGCAGCCTTTGACATTGCAGGAAAACAGGTAGCAAACCCATCATCATTTATTTTGTCTGCAAAGATGATGTTTGAGTGGCTTGGGATAAAAAATAGTGACAAGTCATGCCAGGATGTTGCAAAAAAAATCGAGGATGCAGTTTACGGTATTGTCAAAGATGGAATAAAGACTAGAGACATTGGCGGAAACAAGAGCACAAAAGAATTTACACAAAACGTGATATCGCGTATCATTTGA
- a CDS encoding ABC transporter ATP-binding protein, whose product MEEILSVKDLAKYFTKKGFTGTDKETIRVADGISFSIKNAETFVLAGESGSGKTTIARIILGALKQDSGTITFAGQKITNQADSLKKIRLGCQMVHQDPYASINPRMTVLDIVKESLEIHNVGNKKERNLIALQALSQVKLEPVEDIASKYPHMLSGGQRQRVAIARAIVTNPKLVIADEPVSMLDVSVRIGILELIKELQEKYGIAFLYITHDLSTARYIGHRIAILYRGRIVETGPINEVLFAPRHPYTQALLDSVSEPDPDNLYKDRKIRIIESTEVNSYQGCRFMAKCPYAIEKCKQEPNLEKISDTRQVACFVKIN is encoded by the coding sequence ATGGAAGAGATCCTTTCAGTCAAGGATTTGGCAAAATACTTTACCAAAAAAGGATTCACAGGAACTGACAAAGAGACAATTAGAGTAGCAGATGGAATTTCATTTTCAATCAAAAATGCCGAGACATTTGTACTTGCAGGTGAATCAGGATCAGGCAAGACCACTATTGCGCGCATTATACTTGGAGCGTTAAAACAAGATTCTGGTACCATAACATTTGCCGGACAAAAAATAACAAATCAAGCAGATAGTCTCAAAAAGATAAGGCTTGGTTGCCAGATGGTTCACCAAGACCCATATGCATCAATCAATCCAAGGATGACGGTTTTAGATATAGTAAAAGAGTCTCTTGAAATTCACAATGTTGGGAACAAGAAAGAAAGAAACCTCATTGCATTGCAGGCACTCAGTCAGGTGAAACTAGAACCAGTAGAAGACATTGCGTCAAAATATCCACACATGTTATCAGGAGGACAACGTCAAAGAGTTGCAATAGCTCGCGCCATTGTAACAAATCCAAAACTTGTCATAGCAGATGAACCGGTTTCTATGCTTGATGTATCAGTAAGAATTGGGATACTTGAGCTCATAAAAGAATTACAGGAAAAATATGGTATTGCTTTTCTTTACATAACACATGATCTGTCCACTGCAAGATACATCGGTCACAGAATTGCAATTTTATATCGCGGAAGAATTGTTGAGACAGGACCAATCAATGAAGTTCTATTTGCTCCACGCCATCCATACACTCAAGCACTCTTAGATTCCGTTTCAGAACCAGATCCTGACAATTTGTACAAGGATAGAAAGATACGGATTATAGAGTCTACAGAGGTCAATTCGTATCAAGGTTGCAGGTTCATGGCAAAGTGTCCTTACGCAATAGAAAAATGTAAACAGGAACCTAATCTTGAAAAAATTTCAGATACACGCCAAGTGGCATGTTTTGTCAAGATAAACTAG
- a CDS encoding chromosome segregation SMC family protein, whose translation MVHIRKLEIFGFKSFGYKNTLVNFEQGLVAISGANGSGKSNILDAISFSLGENSPKVMRVDKLRSLLHDVDNAKHGAKIARVSCHFDNSDRKIPVDSNTVTITREMDENGENIYYLNQKKVLRNHVLDILEVANCGIHKLNIVQQGTITRISEFNAEERRKIIEDIIGLAYFDEKKVESLKQLDEADRRLEIALARMDEIKKRIDELELERNNQLRFDILDRELKRFYAIQSSNKLRDIESNKISKERNLNAIQSESKKFDEQRGQIRDEIKKLEEEKQKFMDEVNVYNQTKATIDSEIAAAMHQFESANSKLATNARRLSQIDSRLPEIQSDLATLNEKRSLLENQIAELKNSIGIINETRKSTNADLASVDSEISQVLKQQSQIATNKLRVDETVQKLTDQLNETKLALSKFEQERVDIQNKMEQNSLKIKSILDEKEYLLDLERRLRRVRSGHESMINDLKSRLGNLRERRVKIEKDIEETAIIFEKASKAAAQYEAKIKVVKEVMHEDYSIAKLKEDSRRLGIQGLVFEILTWDKQYERPLLAVGSDWLKGLVVNDFATLLGLAEFAQEKKLPKIRIIPLDAISDTRISINKEGGVLGVLSEFVQCNEKFESLKNFIFGNIVLVDSKNKAYELSKKGYRAVTIDGQFFEADANAVVVDVNSKVSHLTKIILLSTSVDGLVQSLELLRKFIQNKKGQLKKLERIADSLENRYNSSETGLANVSLDLTNIKAKLKNLGMSEDQLTSRISQLRKREESVLLNMSKLQSYESSLDERISLTRENYADEGQARVASLLSSLNEKRTSLLSSHSTISTQFRELTGNLTNLGNEENSFKANVRLLSQEQSSLNHEKYDIEVQSRTLVKEKENAEAVLVTLREKEQQLISTSGTSVSTLKEYDSNLKGLYESERTLSKEVNSLERQSDSISRDVRDLMENEERIRKTLQSYGYSTLLESFDVDKIIVELESEKRSLSGSLNTRAPDAYVEISNGYRSMSSRKNELEEERNSIVKFIEEIDKGKRQTFLESYDKVDKDIREIFSKMTGGNAWLEIQNEDDIFSSGISYLVQFPNKPKRESTSISGGEKTLAAITFLLALQKLKPSPFYLLDEVDAHLDALNTERLATILEDRAKGSQMIMVSLKDSVVKKATLIYGVFPRNGVSHVVSHRISNISEVAN comes from the coding sequence GAAGATTCCGGTAGACTCCAATACTGTGACAATTACTAGGGAAATGGATGAAAATGGCGAAAATATTTATTATTTAAATCAAAAAAAGGTACTCCGAAACCATGTTCTAGACATACTTGAGGTAGCCAACTGTGGTATTCACAAGCTCAACATTGTCCAGCAGGGAACAATCACTAGAATATCAGAGTTTAATGCAGAGGAAAGGCGAAAGATAATTGAGGATATAATTGGTCTTGCATACTTTGACGAAAAAAAGGTTGAATCACTAAAGCAACTTGATGAGGCAGACAGGCGACTGGAGATTGCGCTTGCCAGAATGGATGAGATAAAAAAGCGCATTGATGAGTTGGAACTTGAGAGAAACAACCAGCTCAGATTTGATATTCTTGACAGGGAACTAAAGCGATTCTACGCAATCCAGTCTTCTAATAAGCTAAGGGACATCGAGTCTAACAAAATCTCAAAAGAAAGAAACCTAAATGCCATCCAATCCGAGTCTAAAAAATTTGATGAGCAGCGTGGCCAGATTCGTGATGAAATAAAAAAACTTGAAGAAGAAAAACAAAAGTTCATGGATGAAGTAAATGTGTACAACCAGACAAAAGCAACAATTGATTCGGAAATTGCAGCGGCCATGCACCAATTTGAATCTGCAAACAGCAAACTTGCGACTAATGCAAGAAGACTATCACAAATAGATTCCAGGCTTCCTGAAATCCAGTCAGATCTTGCAACATTGAATGAAAAACGTTCCTTGTTGGAAAATCAAATCGCTGAACTGAAAAATTCTATTGGTATCATCAATGAAACCCGAAAGTCTACAAATGCTGATCTTGCATCTGTTGACTCTGAAATAAGTCAAGTGTTAAAACAACAATCTCAGATTGCCACAAACAAATTACGAGTTGATGAAACTGTACAAAAACTCACAGATCAACTAAACGAAACAAAACTTGCATTGTCAAAGTTTGAGCAAGAGCGAGTAGACATTCAAAATAAGATGGAACAAAACTCATTGAAGATAAAATCAATACTTGACGAGAAGGAATACCTCTTAGATCTTGAAAGAAGACTGAGACGAGTAAGATCTGGGCATGAGTCCATGATCAATGATCTAAAATCAAGACTTGGGAACCTTCGTGAGAGACGAGTGAAAATAGAAAAAGATATTGAGGAAACTGCGATAATTTTTGAAAAGGCAAGCAAAGCTGCCGCACAATATGAAGCAAAGATCAAAGTAGTAAAAGAAGTAATGCATGAAGATTACTCTATTGCAAAACTCAAAGAAGACTCTAGGAGGCTTGGAATTCAAGGCCTCGTATTTGAAATTTTGACGTGGGATAAACAATATGAAAGGCCATTGCTTGCAGTTGGCTCGGACTGGCTCAAGGGGTTGGTTGTAAATGATTTTGCAACATTGCTTGGGCTTGCTGAATTTGCACAAGAGAAAAAATTACCGAAGATACGAATAATTCCACTAGATGCTATATCTGACACTAGAATATCTATCAACAAGGAGGGTGGGGTTCTTGGGGTCTTGTCTGAATTTGTACAATGCAACGAAAAATTTGAATCGCTAAAAAATTTTATCTTTGGAAATATTGTGCTGGTTGACTCTAAGAACAAGGCGTACGAGTTGTCTAAAAAAGGCTACAGAGCAGTGACAATTGATGGGCAGTTCTTTGAAGCAGATGCAAATGCTGTCGTAGTTGATGTAAACTCCAAGGTTTCCCATCTGACAAAAATTATTTTATTGAGTACATCAGTAGACGGACTGGTACAATCACTTGAACTTTTGAGGAAGTTTATCCAAAACAAAAAGGGTCAACTAAAAAAACTTGAGAGAATTGCAGACAGTCTTGAAAATCGATATAATTCTTCCGAGACTGGCTTGGCAAACGTTAGTCTTGACCTTACAAACATCAAGGCAAAACTAAAAAACTTGGGCATGTCAGAAGATCAACTGACCTCAAGAATTTCGCAATTGAGAAAAAGAGAGGAGAGCGTCTTACTCAACATGTCAAAACTGCAATCTTATGAATCATCATTGGATGAACGCATATCGTTGACTCGAGAAAACTATGCCGATGAAGGCCAAGCAAGGGTAGCAAGTCTTTTATCGTCACTGAATGAAAAACGTACAAGCCTGCTGAGCTCACACAGTACTATATCTACCCAGTTTAGGGAGTTGACTGGAAACCTGACTAATCTGGGCAACGAAGAAAACTCATTCAAGGCCAATGTCAGGCTCTTGTCACAAGAACAGTCCTCGCTAAACCATGAAAAATATGACATTGAGGTCCAGTCAAGAACTCTTGTAAAAGAAAAAGAAAACGCAGAGGCCGTGCTTGTAACATTGAGAGAAAAAGAACAGCAATTGATTTCAACCTCTGGAACATCTGTATCAACACTAAAAGAATATGACTCTAATCTGAAGGGGCTGTATGAATCTGAAAGGACACTGAGCAAGGAAGTAAACAGCTTGGAAAGGCAGTCTGATTCCATATCTAGGGATGTTAGGGACTTGATGGAAAACGAGGAAAGAATTCGTAAAACTTTGCAATCATATGGATATAGTACACTTTTGGAATCCTTTGATGTTGACAAGATTATTGTTGAACTGGAATCTGAAAAACGAAGTCTATCTGGTTCGCTTAATACTAGGGCTCCTGATGCATACGTTGAGATATCAAATGGCTATCGCTCCATGTCGTCACGAAAGAATGAACTTGAAGAAGAAAGAAATTCAATTGTGAAATTTATTGAAGAAATTGACAAAGGCAAACGCCAAACCTTTTTGGAATCGTACGATAAAGTAGACAAGGATATTCGTGAAATATTTAGCAAGATGACTGGAGGGAATGCATGGCTTGAAATTCAAAACGAGGATGACATCTTCTCGTCTGGAATATCATACCTTGTACAATTTCCAAACAAGCCAAAAAGAGAATCAACATCAATCAGTGGCGGAGAAAAAACACTTGCTGCAATCACATTTTTACTAGCACTTCAAAAACTAAAACCATCTCCATTTTATTTGCTTGATGAAGTTGACGCACATCTTGATGCATTGAACACTGAAAGACTTGCTACCATACTTGAAGACCGGGCAAAGGGAAGTCAGATGATAATGGTGTCACTAAAAGACTCTGTAGTAAAAAAGGCAACTCTGATCTATGGTGTCTTTCCAAGAAATGGTGTTTCACATGTTGTTTCACATAGAATTTCCAATATATCAGAAGTGGCAAACTAG